A segment of the Salminus brasiliensis chromosome 1, fSalBra1.hap2, whole genome shotgun sequence genome:
TAAAATCGGCATTCGTATAAGGCAGGACCAGATGCAATGCAGGAAAGTTCCTTCAGCACCACCACACCTAAAATATAGTGGTGAAAGTTTGGAGTTAAATCTATGCAGTTTAGATGGAGTAACCTAGATCGCTCCACAGAATTTGCATCTATGGTTATCCCCACATTCCTCTCCCATTTAACATCTGACTTATCCGGTTCACACAGAGTGGTTTGATATAAGTGTTATATACATGTCTGATATGATTTTCTGAAGTGGCTGATCtgaatgaagtgtgtgtgtaaaaacatTCATGTTTGTCATGTGTGATATTACATCTATCAGGTTgactcaatcacacacacaaaaacatttaaatgtgtcAATAGCAAGAGGTGGGGTCTTGAGAAATGGAGTATATAGTCAGCATTCACAGTGATTATGTAGCATGCGACAGCCTAAATTCCTGTTGTATAaattttaaaatgcattaatatTTTTTGTGTAGGTACATTGGAGAATGAAACAAGCCATTAGAAgccatttttgttgtttgtttagttCTTATTCATCATAATGTTTTCTACTTTTCTGCAGAACCTGTGAACCCATTGGGTTATTTGGATCCTCTTGTTGAGTCTAGATTTGAAACACAGTATGCAGTGCACACTACTGTATACTCTATGCAGCGCTGCAACCATTAAGTAAGGGTACAATTTGACATTGTTTAAGCCAAATTAAACAAGCAGTCTGTGGTAGTCCCAGCAGAACCGAAGCAGCGCAAGAGTGGTCAATAAGGCAGTTCAGTACAGTTGTACTAGATGCATACTGGATGTCGAGGGTTGAACCACTTTCAAGCATAAAATGTATCAGATGAGATGATGGCCACAAACTCGCTCGAAAATACAAATTGAAACACTGGTCATGACATTATTTAACATAACCATCTGTATAATGTTTTTACTATTTACAGATCTGTCGGTGTATGGGGATGGTGTATGGAGCAGTAAGACGTCACTTCTGGTTGACATGGTTGTACAGCCTACCTGCTGTTACTTAGCTTTCTTGTTGCTTGTTATTCCTAGTCATTTcttcatattttttaatattagcttGGGCTTATCCTTGTACAAGGTGCTACGTGTGTatcggcagatccagctgctgttggaGACCCCAAGGATCATCATCTCAGCTCCCGCATCGGAGCCTGGGAGTGTCAGTGTGGCTGAGGAAAGACAAGGttccctccaccaccacagctggttttcaccaCTTCCAATCAGTTTGAGGTCCTCCGCTCTTCTCCGCTCTTCCGCTCGTgatgttctcattgttggagattctattGTAAGACACCTAAAAGCAAACTGTTGTCCAACTCCTTGTTGAATGCCACCTGTTTGTGTACAGTGCCATAAAATCACTGTTCAGTAGCCAAGtcaaatcagatttatttatatagctttttacaactgttgtcgtcacaaagcagctttacataatttgtaattaacaaaacaatgaagacatgaaggatcaaagaccctcagtgagcagccaacggagacagtggcaaggagaacctccctcagagctggaggaagaaaccttgggagggtctggtatgggtggtggtgggcctgctggtcggattggtaggtggcagctggtctgacgcaggtagaggggacctcagcgggcaatcttccagcaggtcgggctgagTGGCcatttactgggagaaggtaaagagagaaagagaaagttagttcggagaggattttatagagatcagagaatgttgagcagtatcagagtgtgtctgacgactccggcaggtctgactataacagtctaattaaaaggagagagccagaaggtaacacagacacgggagcccTGAAACGCCAGCATCCATCttctccaccgtccacaaacctgagtgatcgcatgtaagcagcgagacgacagctccagcatctcagtgtactacaattccctgggtccctgaaaccctggacctacaacctttatctaagggaaacattaattaccaaaagctaaactaaaaagatgagtttcagcctagatttaaagattgagacttgagtcccaaacattatctggaaggttattccagagttggggggctttatgagaaaaggctcttccccctgctgaggttttctgaattttgggaacgcgtaggaggccagcaccctgggatctaagtagtcttgatggttcataatatactataagatcctgcaggtactcaggagcgaggccatgtagggctttatatgttaataaaagaattttgtattcgatacggaatttaactgggagccaatgaagtgctgatagaactggacagatatggtcaaattttctagttttagtaaggaccctggctgcagtgttctgaagcagctgaagtttattgaggttcctgctggaacaacctgacagtagtgcattacagtaatctagccttgaggtaataaaagcatgtactagcttttctgcgtcctgtagagattcttagtttggagatgttcctaagctgcataaaggctgttctattaatattagctagatgttgctcaaatgataaatctaaGTCGAATATGACGCCAAGATGTTTAGCCGCTAGACCAGAAAGCAATAGCCTAGTCTAACATTAGGTCTgggtttatttctagtgtcttttggacctaaaaggagaagctgggttttgtcactgttaagaagaaggaagttatgtgacatccagagttttatatcctttacacagtcctccattttctgtagtctaaatttatcgtcaggtttggctgatatatagagctgtgtgtcatctgcagaacagtggaaattaacaccatgtctgcttataactgagcccagtgctaacatgtataatgtaaataatagcggtcctaaaattgagccttaaggaactccatatcttacttctgtgtaatttgaagataaatcttttacctttataaactgatagtgttcagttaaaTATGATAGTTCCTGTGAATCCAACCATGTTCtgtaatctttctagtaatataatATAGGCCCTGCTACTAACTGGGCCACACAACACTCCTTTTATTACTTGGgataaactaaaaataaaaaaatgtaaaaaaaagttaaattaagctaccacaccatctaATGGTTATAAAAGGTTCACCAATCCCACCAGTTCCCACTCAGGTTTGGTATGCAATTACCAGAGGTGAATTAAGATGATCATTTTGCACACaatattcttttattagaaCAATCAGTATGTAAAATTATTGCACATAAATATGAGTAAAAATTAGACTGTCatattacaacctcaagtaccaattatcaATTTAAgtggatatataggaagtcagaagcacaaccatgaaacaatgagatacaagaacttaaagggcacaacaaagaaaataaaattaattaattaaattaataagtgaacactacaaacttcactacaaaaccaccaaattattattacacGTGAATcatacattccacaatgacctAAGGtttgttactcacttcgatTTATGAagttacagtaaagaaaaaaggagTTACTACTTTATTTACTAATCGGTAGTACATTGAAACAATCTAAAGATATAACACTGGTCTAAGATATtggcactcaataaaacaatgagattaagactcttatttataaaagcatgtaagaGGAAATAAAGAACAGTGATTTACACTAGCAGGGGATACGACTACTGTAAGCGGAaacactacattaatgctttGCAGCTTCCAATAAAACCACCAGTCAATTGCATACATTCACATTCCTGTAACCAAAGGTTTAGAGcatctgccttagagctctgctctctgctcactgACCCAGACTCAGTCCCAATCCCCGGGCACTGCTACACGCTGCATCAGtaagagtttgctttaaagacaagagcattagcgagCATGCTCTACATTAGCTACATGCTAACTTAGATACAAACAGTAGGTACCTGTATCTAGGCCTCACTGTTGCATATCAGGGTCCCTGGCCTGTACAGCAATTCACTCCTCCACAAACTCCAACCCGTCCGAATGAAGAATTCCAAGCTGTGCTGAACTgtaaggactgtctctgtgctgtgattgggtctgaaggactgtctctgtgctgtgattggatctgaaggactgtctctgtgctgtgatttggtctgaaggactgtctctgtgctgtgattgattCTGAAgtactgtctctgtgctgtgattgggtctgaagggctgtctctgtgctgtgattgggtctgaaggactgtctctgtgctgtgattgggtctgaaggactgtctctgtgctgtgattgattCTGAAgtactgtctctgtgctgtgattgggtctgaagggctgtctctgtgctgtgattgggtctgaagggctgtctctgggctgtgattgggtctgaagggctgtctctgtgctgtgattgtgtctgaagggctgtctctgtgctgtgattgggtctgaagggctgtctctgggctgtgattgggtctgaagggctgtctctgtgctgtgattgggtctgaaggactgtctctgtgctgtgattgattCTGAAgtactgtctctgtgctgtgattggatctgaagggctgtctctgtgctgtgattgggtctgaaggactgtctctgtgctgtgattgggtctgaaggactgtctctgtgctgtgattgggtctgaaggactgtctctgtgctgtgattgattCTGAAgtactgtctctgtgctgtgattggatctgaagggctgtctctgtgctgtgattgggtctgaaggactgtctctgtgctgtgattgattCTGAAGTActttctctgtgctgtgattggatctgaagggctgtctctgtgctgtgattgggtctgaagggctgtctctgggctgtgattgggtctgaaggactgtctctgtgctgtgattgattCTGAAgtactgtctctgtgctgtgattgggtctgaaggactgtctctgtgctgtgattgggtctgaagggctgtctctgggctgtgattgggtctgaagggctgtctctgtgctgtgattgtgtctgaagggctgtctctgtgctgtgattgattCTGAAgtactgtctctgtgctgtgattgggtctgaagggctgtctctgggctgtgattgggtctgaagggctgtctctgtgctgtgattgggtctgaaggactgtctctgtgctgtgattgattCTGAAgtactgtctctgtgctgtgattgggtctgaagggctgtctctgggctgtgattgggtctgaagggctgtctctgtgctgtgattgggtctgaaggacttgtcctgtgctgtgattgggtctgaagggttgtctctgtgctgtgattggctctgaatccagattaaaatgtcatttttactcaggtataagcagagtaaTTAATCTTCCACAAATCTGTTGTTAGCCTTTCTATACCACACAAGACCACAAGTGCCaaaaaaaagaccccagtaAGCAGCCAAACATACAACAGTGGCAGGgttctcagagctggaggaagaaaccttaggaggaaccaagactcacaagggagacCCGACCCATCCTTCTCTGATCAGAACTGTTTATAAATGATTGAGGTCACCGAAGGTCACTAAACCACAGCATAAGCTGGTTGTACttctcaggtgtgcaacataattttaatattatatgataatcataataatcataattatagcACTTAcataatcatagtagtgatggtcagagtaatgattgttaatggtgataatattaatagtggcagatatttaagagtccatgtaaattttaacatggtcattagggaggtagcagtggcaggagggtgggcagctggtctaaCACAAGTGGTGGGGAagcctggtggtcagtctggtggatggcagctggtctgacgcaggtaaaAGGGACCCCAGCAGTCTTTTAACAGGTCAGGCCGGATGGGTGGGCGGCCATTAACTCTGAGAGAGCTCTGATAGACACAAAACGACTGAATCTCAGAACTTATTTAGTCCTTTGCCCAGGTGTGACTCcaggcctccccctggtggccagAGGTGGCCCAGACCTGGAGCCAACCTTACATATAAACTGGATAACTGACTTTTTCAGTAGGCTGATTTAGATTTATCAATCAATGCTATTTTCACTGTTTTGGTACATTAAAGTTTGTAAGATACATTCAGCTATTATCCAAATATGGTTTTGGTGCGTCAGAATTAAGAATTAAGCTAACAATGCGTGCTTATTTAGGGGGACTAATGAACCTTCGGGGACAAACAGATTTAATGATGACAATAATCTGTCCATAACACGTTTCTCTTGAAGGACTCTTTGTATGTACCTATCTGTAATTTATTAAATACAGCTTCAATAATTTGTTTGGATCTAATTAGTTGTATGATTCTTGATAGAGTCATTTTGGAGGGATGCTTGGAGTTCGGAGTAATCCATTAATGAGTTTCactgtggcttttattttgaaatgccGTCGCGGCCCCGCGGCTCCCAAACACAGCAGACTGTTGAGCGTTAAGGTGGATCAGGGCTGGTTACTGTATCTGCTCAGATCCAGAGACGAAGCCATCGAGATCTATTGATCCACATCTTCTAATAGTTTCATCCAGCGGACTCTGGACATCTGCTGGCCGCTCTTTTACCATGAAGAGCTTCTCTGTAGGAGAATATGGAAGGTGGGGCTAACTGTAGCCCGGTCTCCAGTAAAGTGGAGaagcagcagatccagctgtgaTCAGCAGTCCACACCTCTGTGctcagactgctctgctggagGAACACCATCAGCTCTACTGTTGAAGGTATGGAGGTGCTCCACTCttcatcacactgttctacatttaCTCTTAGACACATAGAAACCCTTTCAGAAGGAGCAACATTGAAGAGAACACAGAAGCAGCTTCGTCCAGGAGCTGCTTGATGATCTTCTCCTAGTTAGCTTTGATGAACAGTTGGTTTCTGCTGGGTTTCAGATCTACAGGAGCTTTCAGCTACTTAGAAACCCTGGCAGTTGGTTTATTGGGGTAATAGTTCTCTGGTCTGGGGGGTTAAAGTGAGATTGTGCTGCTGTTGTCTCTAAACTCCTTCATGCTGACTGTAGAGATCTCTCCTTTATGCTCATGTGTTTCTCCACGCCAGAGTCTGTCTGTGTACAGAAAGTATATCTTTATGAGGCTTTATAAAACTCTGTGTAAAATAGATGATGAGATTCAGCATGGAGGtggaatgagtgtagaaacagaTGTTCCACAATGTGGGAATTAATGTGCAGTTATTTGAGGATCATAGCAGTTCATTTTAGACCAGAATGAAGTTCTTCCTGATGGATGTGTAGACTGGGTGGGGGTTGCTGGTCAATGGCTGGTAGATTAAGAGATGGTGGGGGATTGAGGGCTGTTAAGATGGGGGTTGTAAAGTATGAGAACCATTCAGGAGGTTGATTATTTGGTTTAGCTGGAGAACCCATACTCtgcatatagtgtttttttttgttttttttttaacattaggAACTTGTGGCGTACAAGTAAAACACTTAAACTGCCTACCAAATATAATGAGACCATATATTTACttttgcaattacctgtaaacaataacaaaatttttTAAGACATCAATATTATTTGTTCATACTGAATTAATGTGCAATTTGGTCTTTTTGAAGCTGTGAAAGAGGAAATGGAGGAGGAACAAAGTCTCACAAGGGCAACCCATCACTTGATCAGAACTACTTATAAATCATTGATTAGAAGTCACTGTACCATTGCATAGCATATCATACTAAAGGATGgtaaaataatgaaagtaatgatggttaatggtggtaataatgaTGATATTTGCAAATACCTAAGAGCCTGACATAGTCATTGTTAGCTGGATAAGTGGGTTGTCATTTTCtttgagaaggtaaagagacagagttagttctaaTTGAAGTTATGGAGAACAGAGATTGTGAACATTATCACACTATTACTTCTCTGTCTTATCAGAAGTTACAAACCTGTAACATGTTTAAAGTCTGAATCAAATGGTTTGATTGGCATTGCCATTTTCTACCCTATGCTAGGAGTCCCCTTCATTTTGCATTAAGCTcaggtttttttcttctttcttccagAGTGCGTCCTGTGTCAAGTCTTCTGGTTCTAGTGTCGCCTTTCCTACCTGGTTCGAATTTAGCTTCATACAAACAGAAGATTTCACAAAGATGTTAAGGTGCTGAAAGAGGGGGAAGAACATGGCATCCAGAAAAATCTCCAATACTCAGCAAATGTCTTCTCCTACACTTAGCAGACAAATGCAGAAAAGAACAGGCAAGAAGAAAACTCACctctgctcagactgtgggaagagttttaatcagcAGAGTCACCTTAAagaacaccagcgcattcacacaggagagaagccgtatcactgctcagactgtgggaaaagTTTTAATCATCAGAGTCACCTCAAaatacaccagcgcattcacacaggagagaagccatatcactgctcagactgtgagaaaagTTTTAGTCAACAGGGTAATCTCagaacacaccagcgcattcacacaggagagaagccatatcactgctcagactgtgggaagagttttagtcAACAGAGGAATCTCAGtgcacaccagcgcattcacacaggagagaagccgtatcactgctcagactgtgggaagagttttactaTGCAAAGTACACTCCgacaacaccagcgcattcacacaggacaGAAGCCATATTACTGCCCAGACTGTGGAAAAGGTTTTACTCAACAGGGTTATCTCCaacaacaccagcgcattcacacaggagtgaagccatatcactgctcagactgtgggaagagttttactaTACAGAGTAATCTCCttcaacaccagcgcattcacacaggagagaagccgtatcactgctcagactgtggaaagagttttattCAACGGAGTCATCTCAACATACACCAGCTTATTCACACTGGGGAgaagccatatcactgctcagactgtgggaaaagTTTTAATATACAGAGTCATCTCagaacacaccagcgcattcacactgggaGGAAGCCATATTACTGTTTAGACTGTGGGCAAAGTTTTAGTCAACAGTGTCATCTCAGtgcacaccagcgcattcacacaggagagaaaccgtatcactgcttcgagtgtgggaagagttttactgTGCAGAGTACACTCCgacaacaccagcgcattcacacaggagagaaaccgtatcactgctccgAGTGTGGGAAGAGCTTCAGGCATTTAAATTCATTTAAGAGGCACAACTGCATTAAAACCACTTACAAAAATGGGCAGTGACGGACCTAAAACCATTCCAGGTCCCAATCCAGATTTTAAAAACCTTGTTtatagaggggaaaaaagaaatctgTTAATTTAAACAGTTTCTGAAGCATATTCATAAAACAAAATGTAACTTGGTGCTAAATGCTCCAGTCCATACATTGAAGATGTCCTCCCAACCCAGATCCTAACATAGAACATTGCtgattgaccagtttggtcaagctagTCATACTGATGGACCAGCGTGGTTGTGTTGGTCAATAGGTTTGGTTAGGCTGGTAGATTAGGTAAACCGTCAAACTCAAATTCACCTCCTATGTGTATGGTATGTCTTTCTCTCAAGGTTACTCTCTTTTTACATCTAGAGAGCGTTACTGGCCAGTTGCTCAATTAGTTGGGCCTATGGACACAAATCATACAATATGTTTTAGACCTTTGAGATTGTTTTATACTTTTCAGGAATCAGGAATGTCAGTGTTTTTGATGACTGCTGTGAGGGGAAAACATGACCCTAAGTGTAGCAGTAAAACTTTATGCTGTTCTGAGTGAGGCACAGGAGATGAAGTATGAAGTACAGGACAGCAAGATATCGGGAGTTATGTGGCAGTAACCTCTCCTCAGTATGGCCAGCGTATGCCTTCCTCACATGGTGTAAAATCATAAGTAGGCAAAAAGACTAAAGACATCTATGTGGAATTTTGAAGACTGACTGCCTCATGTTGATGTTCTTGTGATTTACAAGGACTGGTTGTGTTAAAGAAGTTTGGGGTGACCTGAAAAAAGTAGCTTGCCAGTCAAGTCACAGACATGTTggaactattaaaaaaaatgctactTGATGAACATTGCTAGTATGTTTTATATGATTTTAATGACCAATTATCATGATGTTAATGATGTTAATATAGCAAATCAGAGACTACATATTTGATTAAGTTTGATTTACATATAATTTGTATCGGATGATAGGAGATTTGCAGCTTTTAAAACTGTTCTGGTTTGTTTTATGTTTGGCCTCAGAgatgtattttctttattttctttattttcttctaATTTTCCAAATTCATAGTTCCACATTTAGTGTGAATGgtttattttctgttttatttctGCCTTCTCTGTGCGGAAAATGTATtggatttttgcatttttaataataaatcttTTAAGCTGCTAGCACACGTGCCTCTActtaaaaatgtaagaaatgctGCAAACTGGTTCACTACTAGAACGTTATCTGCCAGATTTAAATCTACACTTATGACCCTTTCTGCTACATGATGTCGCGCTACATCACCAGTAACTCAGGTCAAAACAAATGATTCATATTTAGCAATGCTCTTCCCTTTAGCCATTCCTCCCAGAGAAAGTGGCTGCTAAACAGACTATCACAACGGAGCAGTTAGATAAAGAGGCACTGATTGATTTGTTTTCTAGGGTTTTTTAAGCCCACATTTATTGAGTCTGTGTCATCATCTCCAGGAGAGAGCATGGAGCTTCTCCCCATTCCATGCCTGCATACATGCTTTGTGCAGTcctcaaatcaaatttattgatTTGAGACAGATGAACAGATGAGACAGATGAAGACAGTCCTGTCTTCATCTGACTTCTGGCAAGACAAGACAACAAAGCAAGACCACCGTATTCATCATTTGTGTCAGACTCAAATGGAATTTGGCTTTAGTCAGGTGTTCTTCTCAGGTGTAGAACATCCTGAGTATGTGACGGTTCATACTAAACCTCCTTAGCCATCTGAGGTAGACAACAGTGGTCCATTTGATTGGATAGTGGTGTGCACTGCTTACTGAAGTCCACTAACAGCTACTTACTTATCATGGCACCATTTCTTTAAGAAATGATTGTggtaaatgctgaactgtagtccacaaactgGTGGGAGAGGGCAGTATGCAGGGCAATAGCACCATCAGTGAATCTGTTCTATCTGTATGCAAATTGCAATGGATCCAGGGTGGCaggtagtcatggatgatctgttctcattcattttaaatctcaagtcatgttgcataTGATATCTAGATGGTGCCGGGCTAGCGGCAGCCAAATGCAGCAGATATACATGAATAACAGATGGTGTAATCCAGGACATGTTACTTTGAAGTTTTGTCACTGCTGCCTGAACGCCAAGCTTTTAGCCTTTGGGTTATCTCTGTATTATCTGTTAAGAGAGCAGCGCCATCTTtgttatcatttacatttagccGGCTGGTAACGTGTAAGTGGCCCTAAGGTAACCAGTGACTAAGAAGACAATCAGGAGGTGGTCACCAGATGCAGAGGAGGCTCAGAGGAGTCTGTGCAGAAGGAACTTAAGGTGagacttggggggggggggggggggggtcggggGGGTCAGCCCTTTCctggaccccctgcagtttgctTACCAACAGAACATGGGTGTGGATGATTCTATAATCTACTTACTGCAGAGGGCGCACTCCGATTTGAAACCTCATGTTCAGAACAAAATGAAATTCAAATAAAGACCAAATTGATTGCAATTCTCTTTACATATCTGGCCTACATAACATCCCACATGTCGATGCTACTGGggaatatacattttataaaaatacacaGTTTTATTTCCTGGCCTCATTTCTTTTCAGACTATTTTTATCTTCCCCTTCTCCACCTCTTTCACTGCTCTGTCCATGCTTTGTCTGTTCTTTGGGCCGGCGCCCAGTGAAACACAAGTAGAGCTTGAGACAGGAATCGTAAAAGGTTGGGTTAACCCTGAGAGAAGGTGGAAGTTGTAACAGAAACAGGGTTGATGTGGCTGATAACCTTAAAAGGCCCAACGTATCGAGGAGCCAGTTTCTTATTATTAACCTTCAGGGGCAGGTCTTTAGCGCGCAACCATACCCGTTGACCCGGGTGGAAGGACAGCCCCAGCTGTCTCTTCTGGTCTGCTGTAGTCTTGCTTGCAGCAGTTTGGGCTACCAAGACCGCCAAGCTCGCCGCCAGACCGCTCTGCACCGGCATACCATGCAGCTGGTTGATGATGTAGCCAGTGCGGGAGTGTGGAGGCTCTTCCCATTGTCTCGAAAGGGCATCTGGTTTGAAATTCTTGGTACCGGGTCAGAAGTAGAAGGTTTTAGTCAGAAGGTTTTAGCCAAGAGTTTAAGCTTTTTTTAGTAGATGGGAGAAGTAGGCACAGGGGTGTAGCTTCTTCTCAGTACCTGAGCAGTGGGAAAGTATCACTCCTACGGCAACTTCCGAAGCATCGATTTCTACCAGAAAGGGTATATCAGGGTCAGAAAAAATGAAGAATGGGGGCAGATGTTAGTCTACGTTTGAGTTCTTCGAATGCTTCCTGAGCTTCATCTGTCCATTGACACAGTCCTAGTAGTTTGCGGGTAAGGGCCGTCAGAGGAGCTGCCACCACTTTGAGCGTTGCCGGATTCATGACCAGCTTGCCCCTAGAAACCACAAACCCAAGGAAATGAAATGACGGACGTGGAAATGGGATTCCTCTAGTTTCATTAAGAGGTGGTTCTCTAGAAGCAGCTGCAAGATTTGGCGTACATGGATGACATGCTCCTGCAAGGTCTTACTGAAGATTTGATTGTGATTTTATTTTGACCCCTGTAGTCGACCCTTGTCCTTTTTGCCTATGAAGAAAAACCCCCTTCAGTAGGGAACCGGGTGGGTTCCTGTTAGAACACCAGTGAACAATGGCGCAGGAATCCCCTGCACCCTCCAGTGTTCACCACTAAACCTAACCCGGGCAAGAAGCATGACTTCCGGACTGTTTGGGAGAAGTGACTGAACAGATATGACGGGAGGTGCGGTGTCATCCTTGGGGGGGTTGTAAGCTGTTGCACAGTCATTGTTAATTCCTGCATGC
Coding sequences within it:
- the LOC140570472 gene encoding uncharacterized protein isoform X2; this encodes MASRKISNTQQMSSPTLSRQMQKRTGKKKTHLCSDCGKSFNQQSHLKEHQRIHTGEKPYHCSDCGKSFNHQSHLKIHQRIHTGEKPYHCSDCEKSFSQQGNLRTHQRIHTGEKPYHCSDCGKSFSQQRNLSAHQRIHTGEKPYHCSDCGKSFTMQSTLRQHQRIHTGQKPYYCPDCGKGFTQQGYLQQHQRIHTGVKPYHCSDCGKSFTIQSNLLQHQRIHTGEKPYHCSDCGKSFIQRSHLNIHQLIHTGEKPYHCSDCGKSFNIQSHLRTHQRIHTGRKPYYCLDCGQSFSQQCHLSAHQRIHTGEKPYHCFECGKSFTVQSTLRQHQRIHTGEKPYHCSECGKSFRHLNSFKRIHTDKKKTHLCSDCGKSFNEQRHLKAHQLIHTGEKPYHCLDCGKSFNQPSTLRTHQRIHTGEKPYHCSDCGKSFNRQSYFKIHQRIHTGEKPYHCLDCGKSFNHQSSLQLHQRIHTGEKPYYCSDCGKFFTRQTHFKTHQRIHSGEKPYHCSDCGKSFNQQSHLNTHQRIHTGEKPYHCSDCGKSFNQPVHLQKHQRVHTGEKPYYCSDCEKSFSQESTFLQHQRIHTGEKPYHCTDCEKSFRLLKTLKTHKCIQSSQ